Genomic DNA from Shewanella woodyi ATCC 51908:
GCGGCGATTAAAGTTTTTCATAGACTTCCTGTAGGAGCAAGTTGTTGTAATTTAGAATCAATTATCAAAAATAAAGCTTAACGATATTGTTCTGTTTATGATTATTATTTTTCGACAACAGTTATATCAAATTTATGCCTTACAGTTAGTGCATTTTTTACTCATCCGATGGGTTAGCTAATTAAAGTCAATTTCTCAAAGTGTGGCTGCATATTAAGTGACTTAGATCGCGTTTTTATTTTGTAATTAGGATACAGTTTTTATACACTTATTAAGCTAAGATTAAACAAGCGCAAAAGTGCTAGAGCTTGTAAATGTTACAAATAATTAACATTTGTGGTATCAGCGGAGTAAAATAACAATGACATCTGTGACTACAGTCATACAAGATCAAACATTTAAAGTCGATAGTAGTGAACTGCTTAAGGTGATTAAAATGTCAGTTGTTGAGAAAAGGCAGCGCTTGGGTTGGCAGGCAAAAGAAGCAGAAAAAAGAGACATTGTCGGTCGCTGGGTAGATGAGAGAGACTCTGTCGGCGATAAGATAACCCTCTATCGGGAAGATGGTAAAATTTATCTTGAAACTTGGTATAACGATGGCTGCCATAGTTTAGATGAGATGGAGGCTACACCTACACCCGAGGGACTTAAGCTAGAGGATGTGGGTGGGAATATTTTTGGTGAGTATTTTCTATTGTCTGATGGAAAAACTCTGCAGTTTTGTAACTCTTCAAGCTGTTTTTATACCGCTAAAGTAGCTTAAATGGGTGATTGCTAGCGCTATTATTCTACGCGCTAGCTACACAATGTTGGCTAAGCTGTAAAAGGGTGTAGACTGGTAAAGCTCATGAGTTTTCCTGAATAGGGGTGAGTAATAGCCAAGGTCATGGCATGCAAACACAATCTGTGTGATGCATCGATCACCTCTTGCTCCCCATAAAAGTCATCCCCTAAAATCGGATGTCCTATTGCAAGCATATGTAGCCTAAGCTGATGGGTACGTCCGGTAACCGGGTTTAACTCAACTAGTGTGCTGTTTTCTCTTTTTTCAAGTACTTTATAATAGGTTTTTGAGGGCTTCCCATCTTCAGCTATCTTTTGCAGTGGTGGACGTTCACTATCGGCCTTCATAGCTAACTCTATGACCCCTTCAGTTTTATCTAAATGCCCTTGAACTTCTGCAATATAGGTCTTCTTACTTAGGCGATTTTGAAATTGCGTTTTAATATTTGACTCTGCTTTTTTATTGAGAGCAAACACCATAATGCCTGAGGTTGCACAGTCGAGCCGATGAACCAAAATGGTTTCAGGATAGCGTTGCAACAAACGAGTCAGCGCACAGTCAAAAGTGTTTTCCGCTCTACCTGGGTTGGAAAGAAGCCCCGAAGGTTTATTAATCACAATCATATCTCTGTCTTGATAACGAATATCTAACCAAGGTATTGACGGCGGGGTGTAAGTGAATATCTGCATGTGCTCTCCTGTTGCGAGGGGGTATTATACCCATT
This window encodes:
- a CDS encoding RluA family pseudouridine synthase; translation: MQIFTYTPPSIPWLDIRYQDRDMIVINKPSGLLSNPGRAENTFDCALTRLLQRYPETILVHRLDCATSGIMVFALNKKAESNIKTQFQNRLSKKTYIAEVQGHLDKTEGVIELAMKADSERPPLQKIAEDGKPSKTYYKVLEKRENSTLVELNPVTGRTHQLRLHMLAIGHPILGDDFYGEQEVIDASHRLCLHAMTLAITHPYSGKLMSFTSLHPFTA